A genomic window from Sparus aurata chromosome 14, fSpaAur1.1, whole genome shotgun sequence includes:
- the ube2nb gene encoding ubiquitin-conjugating enzyme E2Nb isoform X1, protein MAGLPRRIIKETQRLIAEPVPGIVATPDEGNARYFHVVISGPQDSPFEGGTFKLELFLPEEYPMAAPKVRFMTKIYHPNVDKLGRICLDILKDKWSPALQIRTVLLSIQALLSAPNPDDPLANDVAEQWKKNESTAIETARAWTRRFAFSPSPSMDQALRGKH, encoded by the exons ATGGCCGGTTTGCCTCGTAGGATTATTAAG GAGACACAGCGGTTGATCGCAGAGCCTGTTCCAGGGATCGTGGCTACGCCCGATGAAGGGAATGCACGTTACTTCCATGTGGTCATTTCAGGGCCTCAAGACTCTCCCTTTGAAGGAGGCACATTTAAACTTGAACTATTTCTTCCAGAAGAGTATCCCATGGCAGCTCCCAAAGTGCGATTCATGACCAAAATCTACCACCCCAATGTTGACAAACTGGGAAGAATATGTTTAGACATTTTGAAAG ATAAGTGGTCTCCAGCCCTGCAGATCCGTACAGTGTTGCTATCTATCCAGGCATTATTAAGTGCTCCCAATCCAGATGATCCCCTGGCAAATGATGTTGCAGAGCAGTGGAAGAAAAACGAAAGCACTGCCATCGAGACAG ccCGAGCATGGACCAGGCGCTTCGCATTCTCACCCAG CCCGAGCATGGACCAGGCTCTACGCGGGAAACACTGA
- the ube2nb gene encoding ubiquitin-conjugating enzyme E2Nb isoform X2, with protein sequence MAGLPRRIIKETQRLIAEPVPGIVATPDEGNARYFHVVISGPQDSPFEGGTFKLELFLPEEYPMAAPKVRFMTKIYHPNVDKLGRICLDILKDKWSPALQIRTVLLSIQALLSAPNPDDPLANDVAEQWKKNESTAIETARAWTRLYAGNTEV encoded by the exons ATGGCCGGTTTGCCTCGTAGGATTATTAAG GAGACACAGCGGTTGATCGCAGAGCCTGTTCCAGGGATCGTGGCTACGCCCGATGAAGGGAATGCACGTTACTTCCATGTGGTCATTTCAGGGCCTCAAGACTCTCCCTTTGAAGGAGGCACATTTAAACTTGAACTATTTCTTCCAGAAGAGTATCCCATGGCAGCTCCCAAAGTGCGATTCATGACCAAAATCTACCACCCCAATGTTGACAAACTGGGAAGAATATGTTTAGACATTTTGAAAG ATAAGTGGTCTCCAGCCCTGCAGATCCGTACAGTGTTGCTATCTATCCAGGCATTATTAAGTGCTCCCAATCCAGATGATCCCCTGGCAAATGATGTTGCAGAGCAGTGGAAGAAAAACGAAAGCACTGCCATCGAGACAG CCCGAGCATGGACCAGGCTCTACGCGGGAAACACTGAAGTATAG